A region of Moorena producens PAL-8-15-08-1 DNA encodes the following proteins:
- a CDS encoding hybrid sensor histidine kinase/response regulator — protein sequence MIEDEELRNIYKITSEERLQKLEIGLLHLEKYPQDNATLEQLLREAHSLKGDSRIAGIENVETLIHGVEDILGSIKRQQTVLTPQVSDRLYQVIDAMGLLVYEAVTGSASGVDTPLMLNYLMATVSQPLQPDQEAALQNGHVSQLAPTVIEDEDLRDIYKITSEERLEKLEVGLLHLEKYPQDNATLDKLLWEAQSLKGDSKIAGIENVETLAHGVENILESIKCEQTFLTPQVSDRIYQAIDAIRLLVYEAVTGYLSGLDTAEILDHLITAVPDVGQDHDSPPDDSPPQVAQCEPTEATMEESPLLPTLPLLPNKTPLIVTPEVSSNLSEPYRIDTIRVPTPYLDALMTQTGELTVTKIGMAHAMAEIEEVATLWEEWKVVHCQGQYLESSSIGTNSYVQRLEQKINSLRRIAQENTTRLDIIAGELDEKIRTLRLLPLFTVFQLFPRMVRDLARQQSKEVELIIEGGETTADKRILEEIKDPLMHIVRNAIDHGIETPTEREKLGKSAAATIWLRGYQKTNTIVIEVVDDGRGLDIEKIKQTAVQRGLCTNEELELMTPRQIHALILAPGFSTRTFITEISGRGIGLDVLRTKVEQLNGNIEIESTPGLGCTFRLQLRTTLSTANVLLVDVQGIIHGLPIEFVETTLLVSREQIFTIEGRETIALDGQAIAVANLADLLELSNSIGYTSIATLKQQKSDRRPCILLKVADEQFGLFIDDLLDTQEVVIKPQSQLLKRVRNVSGATILGTGEVCMILNPPDLLTSLQSYQPTTSTVSTKLREIVETTPVILLVDDSITVRTQEKRILERAGYEVVTAVDGLDGYNKLNTRHFDAVISDVEMPNLDGFSLTARIRKHQEYNELPIILVTSLASDEHKKKGVEAGANAYINKGNFNQNFLIETLQILV from the coding sequence ATGATAGAAGACGAAGAACTACGAAATATTTATAAAATTACCAGCGAAGAACGTTTGCAGAAATTGGAAATTGGTTTGCTGCATTTAGAAAAGTACCCACAGGACAACGCTACTTTGGAACAGTTGCTGCGGGAAGCTCACAGCCTCAAAGGAGACTCCAGAATAGCGGGGATAGAGAATGTAGAAACCCTTATTCATGGTGTAGAAGACATTCTTGGCAGCATCAAACGTCAACAAACAGTTTTAACCCCACAGGTTAGCGATCGCCTTTATCAAGTCATAGATGCTATGGGTCTGCTGGTATATGAAGCAGTTACTGGTTCCGCAAGTGGTGTTGATACACCCTTGATGCTTAACTACTTGATGGCAACAGTTTCACAGCCATTGCAGCCAGACCAAGAAGCTGCTCTACAAAATGGCCATGTTTCCCAACTGGCACCAACTGTTATAGAAGATGAAGACTTGCGAGATATTTATAAAATTACTAGCGAAGAACGTTTGGAGAAACTGGAAGTCGGTTTACTGCATTTAGAAAAGTACCCACAGGACAACGCTACCTTGGACAAGTTGCTGTGGGAAGCCCAAAGCCTCAAAGGAGACTCCAAAATAGCGGGGATAGAGAATGTAGAAACCCTCGCCCATGGTGTGGAAAACATTCTCGAGAGCATCAAATGTGAACAGACCTTTTTAACCCCACAGGTTAGCGATCGCATTTATCAAGCCATAGATGCCATTCGCCTCTTAGTATACGAAGCAGTTACTGGTTATCTGAGTGGGCTTGATACCGCCGAGATACTTGACCACTTGATCACAGCAGTTCCAGATGTAGGTCAAGACCATGACTCACCCCCTGATGACTCACCCCCTCAAGTAGCTCAATGTGAACCAACTGAAGCAACTATGGAGGAGTCCCCACTATTACCGACTCTACCATTGCTTCCTAACAAAACTCCTTTAATAGTAACTCCAGAGGTTTCATCGAATCTTAGTGAACCCTACCGGATTGACACCATTCGGGTTCCAACTCCCTATCTTGATGCCTTAATGACACAAACCGGGGAACTAACAGTCACCAAAATTGGTATGGCTCATGCTATGGCTGAAATTGAGGAAGTGGCAACCCTATGGGAAGAGTGGAAAGTCGTTCATTGCCAAGGGCAATACCTGGAGTCTTCATCCATAGGAACCAATTCGTATGTACAACGCCTAGAACAAAAGATTAACTCTCTAAGAAGAATAGCTCAGGAAAACACTACAAGACTAGACATCATTGCTGGGGAATTAGACGAAAAAATTCGCACCCTCCGGCTTCTCCCCCTCTTCACTGTGTTTCAGTTATTTCCCCGTATGGTAAGGGATTTAGCCAGACAACAATCAAAAGAGGTCGAATTAATCATCGAAGGAGGAGAAACCACTGCTGATAAACGCATCCTGGAAGAAATCAAAGACCCCTTGATGCACATAGTTCGCAACGCCATCGACCATGGCATTGAAACTCCCACTGAACGAGAAAAACTTGGCAAGTCTGCTGCGGCCACGATTTGGTTGAGGGGCTACCAAAAAACCAACACCATTGTTATTGAAGTAGTAGATGATGGACGAGGATTAGATATCGAGAAAATTAAGCAAACTGCTGTCCAGCGTGGACTCTGCACAAACGAAGAACTGGAACTAATGACTCCCAGACAGATTCACGCCCTGATCTTAGCTCCTGGCTTTTCAACCCGGACATTTATTACAGAAATTTCTGGCAGAGGAATCGGCTTAGATGTCCTACGCACCAAGGTTGAGCAGCTTAACGGCAATATCGAGATCGAATCAACCCCTGGTCTTGGATGCACCTTTCGCCTCCAGCTACGCACAACCCTGTCCACTGCTAATGTACTGCTGGTAGATGTTCAAGGGATTATCCATGGGCTACCGATTGAGTTTGTGGAAACGACTTTACTAGTTTCCCGGGAGCAAATATTTACGATTGAAGGTCGAGAAACCATCGCCTTAGACGGTCAAGCTATTGCTGTAGCAAACCTAGCTGATTTGCTGGAGTTGTCTAACTCGATTGGTTATACCTCTATCGCCACACTTAAGCAACAAAAAAGCGATCGGCGACCATGTATCCTGCTTAAGGTGGCAGACGAACAATTCGGATTGTTTATCGATGACCTTTTGGATACTCAAGAGGTGGTGATCAAACCTCAGAGTCAGTTATTAAAGCGGGTGCGTAATGTCAGTGGAGCAACTATTCTCGGTACAGGGGAAGTTTGCATGATTCTTAACCCTCCAGATTTGCTCACATCATTGCAATCCTATCAGCCAACCACATCCACAGTCTCAACCAAACTAAGGGAAATCGTTGAAACCACGCCAGTAATTCTCCTAGTAGATGACTCGATTACCGTTCGCACCCAAGAAAAACGGATACTAGAAAGGGCTGGGTATGAAGTAGTGACAGCTGTAGATGGATTAGATGGCTATAACAAATTAAACACCCGTCACTTTGATGCCGTAATATCTGATGTAGAAATGCCCAATCTAGACGGATTTTCCCTAACTGCTAGAATTCGTAAGCATCAAGAGTATAACGAATTACCCATAATTCTGGTAACATCTTTGGCTTCCGATGAACATAAGAAAAAAGGGGTCGAAGCGGGGGCTAATGCCTATATAAATAAAGGAAACTTTAATCAAAATTTTCTAATCGAAACGTTACAAATACTTGTTTAA
- the cheB gene encoding chemotaxis-specific protein-glutamate methyltransferase CheB: MTIRVLLVEDSPLAIVVLKRILNSSEQIEVVGEAGTGLEALNLIPKVQPDVICTDLHMPHMNGLELTSKVMALYPRPILVISVSVQQEDTDQIFELLDAGAVDIFPKPSAGMTRENQLIQQELINKIKILSGVKVFTKNRTSILGRQKQGSSGKGKLPEIDYSTNQNQIGGVSQTGNRAAFSYNYSSKPRIVVIGASTGGPQALNEVFTQLPSDFPLPVICVQHISLGFLQGLIDWLASHCPLPVQIAQPGDMPQPRRIYFAREQQHLELDAMGRFICSDSEPLEGHRPSVTVTFESVAKFYGKATVGILLTGMGRDGATGMETIAEVGGLTIAQDEATSLVFGMPKEAIALGAAKEVLPIGAIAPRLRELCLLKLET, translated from the coding sequence ATGACTATTCGAGTTTTATTAGTTGAAGATTCACCGCTTGCTATAGTAGTCCTGAAAAGGATTCTGAATTCATCAGAGCAGATTGAAGTGGTGGGAGAAGCTGGAACTGGCTTAGAAGCTTTGAACTTAATTCCCAAAGTTCAACCAGATGTCATTTGTACAGACCTCCATATGCCCCACATGAATGGTCTGGAGTTGACATCTAAAGTTATGGCGCTCTATCCTAGACCGATTCTGGTGATTAGTGTTTCGGTGCAGCAAGAGGATACTGATCAGATTTTTGAGCTTTTAGATGCAGGAGCAGTGGATATTTTTCCTAAGCCGTCCGCAGGAATGACAAGGGAAAATCAGTTGATCCAGCAGGAATTGATCAATAAGATTAAAATTCTATCTGGGGTCAAGGTCTTTACAAAAAACCGAACGTCTATACTAGGTAGACAAAAGCAGGGGAGTTCTGGGAAAGGGAAGCTTCCGGAAATTGACTACAGCACCAATCAAAATCAAATTGGTGGAGTATCACAGACAGGAAATCGTGCTGCTTTCTCTTATAATTACTCTTCTAAACCAAGAATAGTTGTGATTGGTGCATCTACAGGTGGACCCCAAGCCCTAAACGAGGTATTCACTCAGCTACCGTCGGATTTTCCTTTACCAGTAATTTGCGTCCAACACATTAGTCTTGGTTTTTTGCAGGGATTGATCGATTGGTTAGCTAGTCATTGTCCCTTGCCAGTTCAGATTGCTCAACCAGGAGATATGCCACAACCACGAAGAATTTATTTCGCACGAGAACAGCAGCATTTAGAATTGGATGCTATGGGTCGATTTATCTGTTCTGATTCAGAGCCACTGGAAGGACATCGGCCTTCTGTAACCGTCACATTTGAGTCTGTCGCCAAGTTTTATGGCAAAGCTACAGTGGGGATATTGTTGACGGGTATGGGTAGAGATGGAGCGACTGGTATGGAGACGATCGCTGAGGTTGGTGGCTTGACCATCGCTCAAGATGAAGCGACTTCCTTGGTGTTTGGCATGCCTAAAGAAGCGATCGCTCTCGGAGCAGCCAAAGAGGTTTTACCAATTGGTGCGATCGCACCAAGGCTACGGGAGTTGTGCTTATTGAAACTTGAAACTTGA
- a CDS encoding HAD family hydrolase translates to MVTIRCGKVTFPNIEAVIFDKDGTLEDSQVYLRELAYKRSRLIDAQIPGIGEPLLMAFGVQDDTLDPTGLMAVGSRRENEIAAAAYIAETGRGWLESLEIAGSAFVEAEKYLPDGAGTSPMFAGSLEVLKFLSEAGVKLGILSADSTAGVKAFVHRHQLDPYIQLQQGVDYEISKPDPRLFLQACQSLGVKPASALMVGDSAGDIEMAKGAGAAGCIGICWGKPEASHLQGADIAIASLDEMKII, encoded by the coding sequence TTGGTAACCATTCGTTGTGGGAAGGTGACTTTCCCCAATATTGAAGCAGTCATATTTGATAAAGACGGTACCTTAGAGGATTCACAGGTTTATTTAAGAGAACTAGCCTATAAGCGATCGCGTTTAATCGATGCCCAAATCCCTGGTATTGGAGAACCCCTGCTGATGGCATTTGGTGTCCAAGATGACACCCTTGACCCTACCGGGTTAATGGCAGTGGGTAGCCGTCGGGAAAATGAAATTGCGGCTGCGGCTTATATTGCTGAGACTGGTCGGGGATGGTTAGAGTCATTGGAAATTGCTGGCAGTGCCTTTGTTGAAGCCGAGAAGTACTTGCCAGATGGGGCTGGAACTTCCCCAATGTTTGCCGGTAGCCTAGAAGTCCTTAAATTCCTCTCAGAAGCTGGTGTAAAGCTAGGTATTCTCTCAGCAGACTCTACGGCTGGTGTAAAAGCCTTTGTCCATCGACATCAGCTAGACCCCTATATCCAATTACAGCAAGGTGTGGATTATGAAATCAGTAAGCCTGATCCCAGGTTGTTCCTACAAGCGTGCCAATCTTTAGGGGTAAAACCTGCTTCCGCCCTAATGGTTGGAGATTCAGCCGGTGATATTGAGATGGCAAAGGGTGCTGGTGCAGCGGGTTGCATTGGTATTTGCTGGGGAAAGCCAGAAGCTTCCCATTTACAGGGAGCTGATATAGCGATCGCGAGCCTGGATGAGATGAAAATTATTTGA
- a CDS encoding 30S ribosomal protein S1, whose amino-acid sequence MLSQKTKTTDIGFTHEDFAALLDKYDYHFSPGDIVPGTVFSLEPRGALIDIGAKTAAYIPIQEMSINRVDNPDEVLQSNETREFFILTDENEDGQLTLSIRRIEYMRAWERVRQLQAEDATVRSLVFATNRGGALVRIEGLRGFIPGSHISTRAAKEDLVAQELPLKFLEVDEDRNRLVLSHRRALVERKMNRLEVGEVVIGSVRGIKPYGAFIDIGGVSGLLHISEISHDHIDTPHSVFNVNDELKVMIIDLDADRGRISLSTKQLEPEPGDMINNREVVFEKAEEMAQKYREKMLAQQQGITPESMTQQESPEPQESPEPQEPVQAQEPQEPVQAQEPQEQVQAQESPEPQEPQESPEPQEQVQAQESPEPVQAQESPEPVQAQESPEPVQAQESPEPQESQESPEPQEDAVPEGEFVAAAIDE is encoded by the coding sequence ATGCTCAGTCAGAAAACAAAAACTACAGATATAGGATTCACTCACGAAGATTTTGCTGCCCTTCTGGATAAGTATGATTATCATTTTAGCCCAGGGGATATAGTTCCGGGTACGGTATTCAGTCTAGAGCCGAGGGGCGCTCTGATTGACATTGGTGCGAAAACCGCCGCCTATATTCCGATTCAGGAAATGTCAATAAATCGAGTTGATAATCCTGATGAGGTTTTACAATCCAACGAAACACGGGAATTTTTCATCCTGACCGATGAAAATGAAGATGGACAGTTGACTCTCTCTATCCGTCGCATTGAGTATATGCGAGCGTGGGAGCGAGTGCGCCAATTACAAGCGGAGGATGCTACGGTGCGTTCTCTGGTATTCGCCACTAACCGTGGTGGAGCGTTGGTACGTATTGAAGGGTTGCGCGGTTTTATTCCTGGTTCTCATATTAGCACTCGGGCAGCCAAGGAAGATTTGGTGGCCCAAGAACTGCCCCTAAAATTTCTGGAGGTAGATGAAGACCGTAATCGTCTGGTACTATCCCACCGTCGTGCTCTAGTCGAGCGCAAGATGAACCGCCTAGAAGTCGGAGAGGTGGTGATTGGCTCAGTACGAGGAATCAAACCTTACGGTGCATTCATTGATATTGGCGGGGTCAGCGGATTGCTGCACATTTCCGAAATTTCCCATGATCATATTGATACGCCTCATAGTGTGTTTAATGTCAATGATGAACTAAAAGTGATGATCATTGACTTGGATGCTGACCGAGGTCGGATTTCTCTGTCAACAAAGCAGTTAGAGCCAGAACCGGGAGATATGATTAACAACCGGGAAGTGGTCTTCGAGAAGGCAGAAGAAATGGCTCAGAAGTACCGGGAGAAAATGCTAGCACAACAGCAAGGTATAACTCCAGAAAGTATGACTCAACAAGAGTCCCCAGAGCCACAAGAGTCCCCAGAGCCCCAAGAGCCTGTTCAGGCTCAAGAGCCCCAAGAGCCTGTTCAGGCTCAAGAGCCCCAAGAGCAGGTTCAGGCTCAAGAGTCCCCAGAGCCCCAAGAGCCCCAAGAGTCCCCAGAGCCCCAAGAGCAGGTTCAGGCTCAAGAGTCCCCAGAGCCTGTTCAGGCTCAAGAGTCCCCAGAGCCTGTTCAGGCTCAAGAGTCCCCAGAGCCTGTTCAGGCTCAAGAGTCCCCAGAGCCCCAAGAGTCCCAAGAGTCCCCAGAGCCTCAAGAAGACGCAGTGCCAGAGGGAGAGTTTGTAGCAGCTGCCATCGACGAGTAA
- a CDS encoding ferrochelatase has translation MVATPEKSQSVKPSPSHGHERVAVLLMGYGEVESYEDFANYNEQALNLLTAKFAPVPNWIYPPLAKILAMFDFHEWGHQHDNFISPHNKIFEQQRAGIEKQLQAKWGDQVKVFKAFNFCAPFLPEQVLSEIKEQGFQKLLIYPLLVVDSIFTSGIAVEQVNKALEKLEDKDQHWVQGLRYIPSFYNEPEYINLTAQLVEEKITTDLAQAYLPSQIGIVLMNHGCPHEAKGFVSGIDESQALYEAVREKLMYKYPLISVGWLNHQTPLIKWTQPHTELAAQNLINLGAKAIVFMPIGFATENHETLLDVHHIVHALKRRNSEVTYVEMPCVNDHPEFLEMAAQWANPQIEVLLSENALSINPQLAAVQASEHHHHHHHHH, from the coding sequence GTGGTTGCCACTCCAGAAAAATCTCAATCAGTCAAACCTTCCCCAAGCCATGGTCACGAACGAGTTGCGGTTTTACTCATGGGTTATGGAGAAGTCGAAAGCTACGAAGACTTCGCCAACTACAACGAACAAGCCTTAAACTTGCTCACTGCCAAATTTGCCCCAGTCCCCAACTGGATCTATCCACCCTTAGCCAAAATTTTGGCAATGTTTGATTTCCACGAGTGGGGGCACCAGCATGACAACTTTATTTCACCCCACAACAAGATTTTTGAACAGCAACGGGCAGGCATTGAAAAACAACTGCAAGCTAAATGGGGCGATCAGGTCAAGGTATTCAAAGCCTTTAACTTCTGCGCTCCCTTTTTGCCAGAACAAGTCCTCAGTGAAATTAAGGAGCAAGGGTTCCAAAAACTGCTGATCTATCCCCTGCTAGTGGTGGATTCCATCTTTACTAGCGGCATTGCGGTGGAACAAGTCAATAAAGCCCTCGAGAAATTAGAGGATAAAGATCAACACTGGGTTCAGGGATTGCGTTACATCCCGTCTTTCTATAACGAACCAGAGTACATTAATCTAACTGCTCAATTGGTGGAAGAGAAAATTACTACCGATTTAGCTCAAGCTTATCTGCCCTCCCAAATTGGCATTGTCCTGATGAACCATGGCTGTCCCCATGAAGCTAAAGGATTTGTGTCTGGGATTGACGAAAGTCAGGCACTGTATGAGGCAGTACGGGAAAAGTTGATGTATAAGTATCCCCTAATCTCTGTGGGCTGGCTTAACCACCAAACTCCCTTAATTAAGTGGACTCAGCCTCACACGGAGTTAGCAGCCCAGAACCTGATTAACTTAGGGGCTAAGGCGATTGTGTTTATGCCGATTGGCTTTGCCACAGAGAATCACGAAACCCTCTTAGATGTGCATCACATTGTCCACGCTCTAAAGCGTCGTAACTCAGAGGTTACCTACGTAGAGATGCCCTGTGTTAATGATCATCCAGAATTCTTAGAGATGGCAGCGCAATGGGCTAATCCTCAAATTGAGGTACTACTATCAGAAAATGCTCTATCTATCAACCCCCAGTTGGCAGCTGTGCAGGCATCAGAGCACCATCATCACCATCACCATCACCACTGA
- a CDS encoding phasin family protein: MDNNDWLKQLLLVGVGTTSMVAEKLREVSDEWVKDGKINSDQATAFVDDLMNQIKSEQGNFESNMERQLRNMLQDLGVPRQSEMDELRGRIDRLERQVRDLENKLWR; encoded by the coding sequence ATGGATAATAACGACTGGCTCAAGCAGTTATTGTTGGTTGGGGTTGGCACAACCTCAATGGTTGCCGAAAAACTGCGAGAGGTAAGTGATGAATGGGTTAAAGATGGTAAAATCAACTCCGACCAAGCTACCGCTTTTGTGGATGATCTGATGAATCAGATCAAGTCAGAGCAGGGTAACTTTGAGAGCAACATGGAACGGCAGTTGCGCAATATGTTGCAGGATTTAGGGGTTCCTCGCCAATCAGAAATGGATGAATTGCGAGGTCGTATTGACCGTCTGGAGCGTCAGGTGCGGGATTTAGAAAATAAGCTCTGGCGTTGA
- a CDS encoding FKBP-type peptidyl-prolyl cis-trans isomerase → MKQILISIGVIVAFGLLLVVAQVGMGKKSTTAGEITNTQLEVVTTANSANPDVNDKQDLAMDSSSESGSNLDEAVTTPSGLKYIDLVEGEGATPEKGQTVVVHYTGTLEDGSKFDSSRDRNRPFSFKIGIGQVIKGWDEGVASMKVGGRRQLIIPPDLGYGARGAGGVIPPNATLIFDVELLKIS, encoded by the coding sequence TTGAAACAAATTCTGATCAGCATAGGCGTTATAGTAGCCTTTGGGTTGCTTTTGGTTGTGGCTCAAGTGGGTATGGGTAAAAAATCGACCACTGCTGGAGAAATTACCAACACTCAGCTGGAAGTAGTGACAACAGCTAACAGTGCTAACCCAGATGTTAATGATAAACAAGATTTAGCTATGGATTCTAGTTCAGAAAGCGGAAGCAATTTGGATGAGGCGGTTACAACACCGTCGGGCTTGAAGTACATTGACCTAGTTGAGGGTGAGGGAGCAACCCCTGAGAAGGGACAGACGGTAGTGGTTCACTACACTGGTACCCTGGAGGATGGCAGCAAGTTCGATAGTTCTCGCGATCGCAATCGTCCTTTTTCCTTCAAAATCGGTATAGGACAGGTGATTAAAGGCTGGGATGAAGGGGTTGCTTCTATGAAGGTTGGTGGTCGTCGTCAGCTGATCATTCCCCCAGACTTGGGTTATGGTGCCCGTGGCGCGGGTGGGGTGATTCCGCCTAATGCTACGTTGATTTTTGATGTGGAATTGTTGAAAATTAGCTAG
- a CDS encoding GNAT family N-acetyltransferase, which produces MNIRNICPDDYQQIITIIDEWWGGRKMSDMLPKLFFVHFCETSFIAETDQEITGFLIGFLSQTYSDEAYIHFLGVHPKFIKQGIGRLLYEQF; this is translated from the coding sequence ATGAATATTCGTAACATTTGTCCTGATGATTACCAACAAATAATTACCATTATAGATGAATGGTGGGGTGGACGAAAAATGAGTGATATGCTTCCAAAGCTCTTTTTCGTGCATTTTTGTGAAACAAGTTTTATTGCAGAAACTGATCAAGAAATAACTGGATTTTTAATTGGTTTTCTATCACAGACATATTCGGATGAGGCATATATTCATTTTTTAGGTGTCCATCCTAAATTTATAAAACAAGGTATTGGTCGTCTCCTATACGAACAGTTTTAA